In Corynebacterium aquilae DSM 44791, the genomic stretch TTCGACCAAGCAGACCTCCCCGAGGGCGCTCACCTGCAGCGCCCCCTGTGGGCCTCCACCGGAGTGAAAAACCCGGAATACCCGGACACCATGTACGTCACCGAGCTCGCCGGCCCCAACACCGTAAACACCATGCCGGAAGCCACCATCGACGCAGTGCTCGACCACGCCGAATTCTCCGGCGACACCCTCACCCCGGCCACCACCCAAGCCCGCGAAAAACTCGCCGCCCTCGATGCGGTTGGCATTGACCTGGCTGACGTGTACGCCACCGTCGAACGCGAAGGCGTCGAAAAATTCGTCGATTCCTGGACTGCACTACTGTCTGAGCTTGGCGACAAACTCGAATCCCACGCCCAAGGCTAGAATCAGTTCAGGTAACCCCGGCGAGACTCACCACCTTTGCGCCCACCCGGGCGCAGCATGGCGAGTCTCGCCCCCTGAACTTTTCCCACCCCTCCGATTCGCACTGCGCGAAATCGGCATCGATAAAGATGTTCTCGAAGAATCGACGCGGAAAAAACTATTGTGAATAACTCCCTGACCGGTATCCCCCACGGCGCCGAATGGTTCAACCCCCTGCGCGACACCGAAGACAAGCGCCTGCCCCGCATCGCCGGCCCCTGCGGCATGGTGATCTTCGGCGTCACCGGCGACTTGGCATACAAGAAGCTCCTTCCGGCGATCTACGATCTCGCCAACCGCGGGCTCTTACCTCCCGGATTCTCCCTCATCGGATATGGCCGCCGCGACTGGAGTAAACAAGACTTCGAGGAATACGTCCTCGGTGCCGTCAAAGACGGCGCCCGCACCGACTTCCGCGAAAACGTGTGGCAACGACTCGCCGAAGGCATGTTCTTCGTCAAGGGCAACTTCGACGACGACAAAGCCTTCGACACCCTAGCTGACACCCTCAAGGACCTCGACGACCAACGAGGAACCGCCGGCAACTGGGCCTTCTATCTGTCGGTGCCGCCAGACTACTTCTCTGACGTCTGTCACCAGCTGGAACGCTCCGGCATGGCCAAAGCCCAAGGATCCTCCTGGCGTCGTGTCATCATCGAAAAACCCTTCGGGCACGACCAAGAATCCGCCACGAAACTCAACGAGATCGTCAACAGCGTTTTCCCCGAGGATTCGGTGTTCCGCATCGACCACTACCTGGGTAAAGAAACAGTCCAGAACATCATGGCGCTGCGCTTCGCCAACCAGCTGTTCGACCCGCTGTGGAACAACCACTTCATCGACCACGTGCAAATCACGATGGCCGAAGACATCGGCCTGGGAGGCCGCGCCGGATACTACGACGGTATTGGCGCCGCCCGCGACGTCATCCAAAACCACCTCCTGCAGCTCCTAGCACTGGTGGCAATGGAAGAACCCATCGCTTTCACCCCCCAAGAACTCCAATCGGAAAAAATTAAAGTCCTTAAAGCCACCTCGCCGGTCTACCCCCTGGCGAAAACCACCGCCCGCGGCCAGTACGCGGCCGGCTGGCAAGGCAGTGAATATGTCGTCGGATTGCGGGAGGAAGAAGGCTTCGACCCGGAATCCACCACCGAAACCTACGCCGCCTGCACCCTGCAGATTTCCAACCGACGGTGGGCGGGCGTTCCTTTCTACCTGCGTACCGGCAAGCGTCTTGGCCGACGGGTCACCGAAATCGCGCTGGTGTTCAAGCCGGCACACCACCCCCCATTCGGAAACACTCAGGCACCAGAAGAACTGCATAACGCTGTGGTCATCCGGGTGCAGCCCGACGAGGGCATGCTGATGCGTTTCGGCTCGAAGGTCCCCGGCTCCACCATGGAAGTTCGAGACGTCAATATGGACTTTTCCTACTCGGAGGCTTTCACGGAGGAATCGCCCGAGGCCTACGAGCGGCTCATTCTAGACGCGCTGCTCGACGAATCCAGCCTGTTCCCCACCAACGAGGAAGT encodes the following:
- the zwf gene encoding glucose-6-phosphate dehydrogenase, translated to MNNSLTGIPHGAEWFNPLRDTEDKRLPRIAGPCGMVIFGVTGDLAYKKLLPAIYDLANRGLLPPGFSLIGYGRRDWSKQDFEEYVLGAVKDGARTDFRENVWQRLAEGMFFVKGNFDDDKAFDTLADTLKDLDDQRGTAGNWAFYLSVPPDYFSDVCHQLERSGMAKAQGSSWRRVIIEKPFGHDQESATKLNEIVNSVFPEDSVFRIDHYLGKETVQNIMALRFANQLFDPLWNNHFIDHVQITMAEDIGLGGRAGYYDGIGAARDVIQNHLLQLLALVAMEEPIAFTPQELQSEKIKVLKATSPVYPLAKTTARGQYAAGWQGSEYVVGLREEEGFDPESTTETYAACTLQISNRRWAGVPFYLRTGKRLGRRVTEIALVFKPAHHPPFGNTQAPEELHNAVVIRVQPDEGMLMRFGSKVPGSTMEVRDVNMDFSYSEAFTEESPEAYERLILDALLDESSLFPTNEEVELSWKILDPILEYWGQRGRPEEYPAGSWGPESAERMLARDNRTWRRP